GGGGAGAAGCCCAGCAAGAATCATTCTGTAGCTAAGCCCGTTGATATGGGTGGCTCTGCAAGTTTTGGCAAATTGAAAAAATGCATCTGGGATTCCCGTAATGCAGATTCCAGTGGCAGTTCTATCAAGATGCCTACTTTACGCCTAGTTCCGGTCCCTGCGAATGAATGTCCATTTCCCCAGGTGCCAAAGAACGCTTCACGTCTAGTTCAGGTTCCTGCAAATGAGTGTCCATTTTCCGGGGTGCCAAACGACCCTGTCCCACCTCCTCTTGAGGTCCCACTTAAAAGGAGTCATAATCACAGTGATGGGACTGGGACTATTTTCCACAGAGGTGTTCGTTGTGATGGTTGTGGTGTTCATCCAATAACTGGCCCTAGATTCATATCTAAAGTGTAAGGACCctgtaattgtatttatttgtAGTTTTTAACTAAGCTGACATTAACTGATACAGCCAATATCTTGTGTTAATGCAGACAGGAGAACTATGATCTCTGCAGCATATGCTTTGCTGAAATGGGAAATGATGCTGATTACATCAGAATGGATCGTCCTTTAACTTACCGGCATCCCTTGTCTTTCAAGGGTTTACATGATCTGGTACAAGGAGTTGTTTTTCAAACTTCTCATAGTGTTCTCTCTCTATTTCACCTCTATTAACTCCTTTTTTTGGGTGGTCATATATAGCATGCTGCGAGGTTTCGTATCCCAACTGTTCCACATGTCTCTCGAGGCTATGGGGTGAAACCAGGTCGGCCAAAGCTGGACAGCCGCTTCATACAGGATGTCAATATCCTGGATGGAACCATCATGGCTCCCTTGACTCGATTTACCAAGATCTGGAGAATGAGGAATAATGGTAACCTTGTCTGGCCTCAAGGAACTCAACTTGTTTGGATTGGGGGAGATAGGTTAAGTGATAAATTCTCTGTTGAATTAGAGGTGAAGTTATAAGAGAAATCAGTTTCTTGTGCTTGTAATTCCTGCTTGGTGACAGTTATTGAATTGAGTATCTGGAGAGTTTTCATGACATGATGTCATATGCATTGCAGATAACTACAGCTTGCTTGGCTGTTGACAAGGAGCTTGATGTGGCAGTTGATTTTACTGCTCCTGTGCATCCTGGTAGGTACATATCCTACTGGAGGATGGCTTCGTCTTCAGGGCAGAAATTTGGCCAGCGTGTATGGGTGCTTATCCAGGTCAGAATGGTTTGCTTGCCTCAGTGTTCTTGATGATATGATGCTTTTCTAATTTTGATGTGAAGAACGCTCCCTCCTTGTGCATGCAGGTCGATGCTTCATCAAACCTTCCAAAAAAGGAGTTGGTCCACGAAGCCTTTCAGGGGTTAAACTTGAATTTACCTCCTGCCGGCGATGGCGCATCTGGATCTGACATTGTCAATGTGAATCCAGAACCTCAGAATGTCCTTCCTGAGCCTAAGAGCTCTAGCACAACGATAGAGTTGGTTGATTCAGTGACTGATGTACACCAGAACAAGGAGCAGGAGGCCATATTTCCTACTAATGATAGCTTGTTGGTTGGATTTGGTGACAAGTCAAGTTCTTCTGCTCCCGGTTCATCAATTTCATATCCAATTATTGATTTGTCTGAGGAAGCACCAGCAGTTACTTGTGTGGTACCATCCGCTGCTGTAGATACGCAGGCACCACCCCAGGGTGTTAGAGGGAATAACGAAATTGAGACGTCCCTCCTCCGTGAGCTGGAGGAAATGGGGTTCAAGCAGGTGGATCTGAACAAGGAAATCTTGAGGAAGAATGAGTATGACTTGGAGCAGTCTGTTGATGATCTCTGTGGTGTTGCTGAGTGGGATCCTATCCTCGAAGAGCTGGAGGAGATGGTAGGTTAATTTTAGCAAAGAAAAACTGGAAGTTTCAACTTCTCTTTTCACTCTTCTGTTGCTTGTGCAAGAATTATTCCAGGTTGACTATGGGTATTTTGTGAATGCAGGGTTTCTCCGACAAAGAAATGAACAAGAAGCTGCTTAAGAAGAACAAAGGAAGCATCAAGCGTGTTGTCATGGATCTTATTGCTGGAGAGCAGTAGGGGAGATTTACTGTTTGTCCTACCGGGTGATTGATAGTTTGGGGTATGAATAATTTGTGGGATGCAACAACATGGATTTGGTTACTTTTTGTCAAGTACAGTGGTTCGACGAACTCTTTTAAGTTATTACTTGAACTAGCTGTGTAATATATATACTATGGTAAGTAGTCGTATCCTAAAACACCTGATATTTAGTGCTTAATGCATATGAATATTTTTCTTGGAAATAGCAAGGAGGCAGAGAAATTTACGTTCTTGTTAGAGAGAGAGTGACTCATCTGAAATCTAAAATTTAAGGCGCTCTTTTAGTGACATAGGCAAGCAGTCATAATAAAATATTTCTGGTGAATATTTTTTATGAACCGTCAAGTATCAAACAAGATTATTTAAGCCATATAGACTTGGCAGGTGGTCTTGCTACTCTTGCCCCGATCTCGGAGCTAAAAGGGTGTAAGTAGTACCGTACTTATATGGTAACGGATTAGAAAATGTTTATATGATTGTCATTGAGAAGTTAGATGGTAGGCAAGTGTTTATACTTGACATAAGTTTGAGGTAAAAAAGGGTGTTTGGAGTACGCCAAATTTTAttactttttgttatttttttctgGGTAAAATTATATAGACAATTCTTGAACCGCAATAATCATAAGATGTGTCGATTTTACCGTCATGATAGTGTAAACAATATCCGCCATTTTAGattatttttaagttaaaaaCAAATACGGAGTAATAGTTTACACTTAAATATATG
This DNA window, taken from Nicotiana tabacum cultivar K326 chromosome 4, ASM71507v2, whole genome shotgun sequence, encodes the following:
- the LOC107772919 gene encoding protein NBR1 homolog (The RefSeq protein has 3 substitutions compared to this genomic sequence); translated protein: MAMESAIVIKVKYEETLRRFNARVINEKLDLNMDGLSDKIFQLFNIARDAELILTYVDEDGDVVTLVDDEDLQDVMRQDLNPLRISVRLNAAERSSRPSSRSSGSSTPLRSPRVQPPFPNLNSSVSDALKSVPEPLRETVMKLYSDLTSRASSSAPILAELVDGISKMGLSYYQNHPSGSQPVKETSFPSGASNENTMVADGGNSNGKSGVPSIKKNEPHTALNDAGRTAKAIESEFNYVDDALDAWVKLRSKSNALEADQTETAPSSSKGPNAHTLLVNSGEEKDKKFGACPGGKPLAFSHNSASPVPPEKPSGEKPSKNHSVAKPVDMGGSASFGKLKKCIWDSRNADSSGSSIKMPTLRLVPVPANECPFPQVPKNASRLVQVPANECPFSGVPNDPVPPPLEVPLKRSHNHSDGTGTIFHRGVRCDGCGVHPITGPRFISKVQENYDLCSICFAEMGNDADYIRMDRPLTYRHPLSFKGLHDLHAARFRIPTVPHVSRGYGVKPGRPKLDSRFIQDVNILDGTIMAPLTRFTKIWRMRNNGNLVWPQGTQLVWIGGDRLSDKFSVELEITTACLAVDKELDVTVDFTAPVHPGRYISYWRMASSSGQKFGQRVWVLIQVDASSNLPKKELVHEAFQGLNLNLPPAGDGASGSDIVNVNPEPQNVLPEPKSSSTTIELVDSVTDVHQNKEQEAIFPTNDSLLVGFGDKSSSSAPGSSISYPIIDLSEEAPAVTCVVPSAAVDTQAPPQGVRGNNEIETSLLRELEEMGFKQVDLNKEILRKNEYDLEQSVDDLCGVAEWDPILEELEEVGFSDKEMNKELLKKNKGSIKRVVMDLIAGEQ